The following proteins are encoded in a genomic region of Rattus rattus isolate New Zealand chromosome 2, Rrattus_CSIRO_v1, whole genome shotgun sequence:
- the C2H19orf54 gene encoding UPF0692 protein C19orf54 homolog isoform X1 produces the protein MTSQCSFPLKPIIPPIIHETQDTNIPPPLPPNPPDLALPSPPCSLQASVPPPPPPPPPPPPPLPPPPPSAVEAALPHVYGLKNSRLLKEALEKAGPAPKGKVDVKRLLKLHKDRFRRDLQWILFCADLPSLIQEGPQCGLVALWMAGALLSTPGSISLERLVQVAKERGYTAQGEMFSVADMAKLAQETLGCQAELLCGGLGGPNRDRVLQHLITGHPLLIPYDEDFNHEPCQKKGHKAHWAVSAGVLIGVQNVPSPGYIEDSELPGLFHPVPGAPHQPPSFPEESSPSAIFLLSKQGKSWHYQLWDYSQVRDSNLQLTDFSPARAADGRVYVVPAGGVQAGLCGQALLLRPQEGSH, from the exons ATGACTTCTCAATGCTCTTTCCCCCTAAAACCCATAATCCCCCCAATAATTCATGAGACCCAAGACACCAACATTCCACCTCCTTTACCCCCAAATCCCCCGGACTTAGCTTTACCATCTCCTCCTTGTAGTCTCCAGGCTTCTGTTCCACCCCCACCTCCGCCCCCGCCCCCTCCaccaccccctctcccaccccctccaccctctGCTGTGGAGGCTGCTCTCCCTCATGTCTACGGCCTGAAGAACAGCCGGCTCCTGAAGGAGGCCTTGGAGAAGGCTGGCCCAGCTCCAAAAGGCAAAGTTGATGTAAAGAGACTCCTGAAGCTGCACAAGGACAG GTTTCGAAGGGACCTGCAGTGGATCCTCTTTTGTGCTGACCTGCCGTCGCTCATCCAGGAAGGCCCTCA GTGTGGCCTGGTGGCCTTGTGGATGGCAGGAGCTCTTCTTTCAACACCTGGCAGCATCTCCTTGGAGAGACTAGTGCAGGTGGCCAAGGAGAGAGGCTACACAGCACAGGGAGAAATGTTCTCTG tgGCTGACATGGCCAAACTGGCCCAGGAGACTTTGGGCTGTCAGGCTGAGCTCCTTTGTGGTGGCCTGGGTGGTCCCAACAGAGATCGAGTTCTACAGCACCTCATCACCGGACATCCCCTGCTCATCCC CTATGATGAGGATTTCAACCATGAGCCATGTCAAAAGAAAGGCCATAAGGCCCActgggctgtgagtgcag GGGTCCTGATAGGTGTGCAGAATGTGCCCAGCCCTGGCTACATTGAAGACTCTGAGTTGCCAGGCCTCTTCCACCCAGTGCCTGGTGCACCCCACCAACCACCATCCTTCCCAGAGGAAAGCTCCCCAAGtgccatcttccttctctccaaGCAGGGCAAGAGTTGGCATTACCAGCTGTGGGACTACAGCCAAGTCCGGGATAGCAACCTGCAGCTGACAGACTTCTCACCCGCAAGGGCTGCCGATGGACGGGTGTACGTGGTACCTGCTGGTGGGGTACAGGCTGGCCTCTGTGGCCAGGCCCTGCTGCTCAGACCACAGGAGGGGAGCCACTAG
- the C2H19orf54 gene encoding UPF0692 protein C19orf54 homolog isoform X2, with protein sequence MLQNGLSPRCGLVALWMAGALLSTPGSISLERLVQVAKERGYTAQGEMFSVADMAKLAQETLGCQAELLCGGLGGPNRDRVLQHLITGHPLLIPYDEDFNHEPCQKKGHKAHWAVSAGVLIGVQNVPSPGYIEDSELPGLFHPVPGAPHQPPSFPEESSPSAIFLLSKQGKSWHYQLWDYSQVRDSNLQLTDFSPARAADGRVYVVPAGGVQAGLCGQALLLRPQEGSH encoded by the exons ATGCTACAGAATGGCCTCTCTCCCAGGTGTGGCCTGGTGGCCTTGTGGATGGCAGGAGCTCTTCTTTCAACACCTGGCAGCATCTCCTTGGAGAGACTAGTGCAGGTGGCCAAGGAGAGAGGCTACACAGCACAGGGAGAAATGTTCTCTG tgGCTGACATGGCCAAACTGGCCCAGGAGACTTTGGGCTGTCAGGCTGAGCTCCTTTGTGGTGGCCTGGGTGGTCCCAACAGAGATCGAGTTCTACAGCACCTCATCACCGGACATCCCCTGCTCATCCC CTATGATGAGGATTTCAACCATGAGCCATGTCAAAAGAAAGGCCATAAGGCCCActgggctgtgagtgcag GGGTCCTGATAGGTGTGCAGAATGTGCCCAGCCCTGGCTACATTGAAGACTCTGAGTTGCCAGGCCTCTTCCACCCAGTGCCTGGTGCACCCCACCAACCACCATCCTTCCCAGAGGAAAGCTCCCCAAGtgccatcttccttctctccaaGCAGGGCAAGAGTTGGCATTACCAGCTGTGGGACTACAGCCAAGTCCGGGATAGCAACCTGCAGCTGACAGACTTCTCACCCGCAAGGGCTGCCGATGGACGGGTGTACGTGGTACCTGCTGGTGGGGTACAGGCTGGCCTCTGTGGCCAGGCCCTGCTGCTCAGACCACAGGAGGGGAGCCACTAG
- the C2H19orf54 gene encoding UPF0692 protein C19orf54 homolog isoform X3, giving the protein MAGALLSTPGSISLERLVQVAKERGYTAQGEMFSVADMAKLAQETLGCQAELLCGGLGGPNRDRVLQHLITGHPLLIPYDEDFNHEPCQKKGHKAHWAVSAGVLIGVQNVPSPGYIEDSELPGLFHPVPGAPHQPPSFPEESSPSAIFLLSKQGKSWHYQLWDYSQVRDSNLQLTDFSPARAADGRVYVVPAGGVQAGLCGQALLLRPQEGSH; this is encoded by the exons ATGGCAGGAGCTCTTCTTTCAACACCTGGCAGCATCTCCTTGGAGAGACTAGTGCAGGTGGCCAAGGAGAGAGGCTACACAGCACAGGGAGAAATGTTCTCTG tgGCTGACATGGCCAAACTGGCCCAGGAGACTTTGGGCTGTCAGGCTGAGCTCCTTTGTGGTGGCCTGGGTGGTCCCAACAGAGATCGAGTTCTACAGCACCTCATCACCGGACATCCCCTGCTCATCCC CTATGATGAGGATTTCAACCATGAGCCATGTCAAAAGAAAGGCCATAAGGCCCActgggctgtgagtgcag GGGTCCTGATAGGTGTGCAGAATGTGCCCAGCCCTGGCTACATTGAAGACTCTGAGTTGCCAGGCCTCTTCCACCCAGTGCCTGGTGCACCCCACCAACCACCATCCTTCCCAGAGGAAAGCTCCCCAAGtgccatcttccttctctccaaGCAGGGCAAGAGTTGGCATTACCAGCTGTGGGACTACAGCCAAGTCCGGGATAGCAACCTGCAGCTGACAGACTTCTCACCCGCAAGGGCTGCCGATGGACGGGTGTACGTGGTACCTGCTGGTGGGGTACAGGCTGGCCTCTGTGGCCAGGCCCTGCTGCTCAGACCACAGGAGGGGAGCCACTAG